In Prunus dulcis chromosome 2, ALMONDv2, whole genome shotgun sequence, a single genomic region encodes these proteins:
- the LOC117618552 gene encoding protein LNK3-like has translation MEWYYGSGMDDVVVPNDGGSDRLPSPDSWSKWGISASECFQPTNKCFSIYPQFTKELNYDGSSLFDDMEMETSVNEKDLSSSSSVCEGFSEDSLQQTTHSLNRTNNQLEDLAGLEQMDDIFLSSLLDDLPGAENVHKSFYFCPDSNGMLPTDNISTSMSLESQSFSSSAHSAGSSKYLKNHAFSPAAGSEKGHATTSQYIHCNSEQKACPSVKAESGFAPPEQGSMNGLLGEETSVEESVLHELEMVMTQLNEKTRICFRDALYRLANNSKGNLATQSQDGDQASEIEEPSSWTAQDETIRSGSNKGTESETNTIDRAIANLMFNEMDFNVQPLSGGAPLDPKQEASGVTGQQTDNTYRPQISHTHLLSFVPHDAEVPILGERSMHAETDNQIHKSFSACNAGGKRKAPMTEFESTTGY, from the exons ATGGAGTGGTATTACGGAAGTGGCATGGACGATGTTGTTGTTCCAAATGATGGAGGATCGGACAGGCTTCCATCTCCGGACAGTTGGTCGAAATGGGGAATCAGTGCTTCCGAATGCTTTCAGCCCACTAATAAATGCTTTTCTATATATCCACAATTCACTAAAGAGCTCAACTATGATGGTAGCAGTTTATTTGATGACATGGAGATGGAAACTTCTGTTAATGAAAAGGATCTATCTAGCAGTTCAAGTGTGTGTGAAGGATTTTCCGAGGACTCTCTTCAGCAGACCACACATTCATTAAATCGAACCAATAATCAGCTTGAAGACCTGGCAGGACTCGAACAAATGGATGACATTTTCTT GAGTTCCTTACTTGATGATCTTCCTGGGGCAGAAAATGTACACAAGTCATTCTATTTTTGTCCTGATTCCAATGGCATGTTGCCCACTGATAATATCTCGACAAGCATGAGTTTGGAATCACAAAGTTTCTCAAGCAGTGCACATAGTGCAGGAAGCTCAAAGTATCTTAAAAATCATGCATTTTCACCAGCGGCGGGTTCAGAGAAGGGGCATGCCACTACTTCACAGTATATTCATTGCAACTCAGAGCAAAAAGCTTGCCCATCAGTAAAG GCGGAAAGCGGCTTTGCCCCACCTGAGCAAGGCAGCATGAATGGACTTCTGGGTGAGGAAACATCAGTTGAAGAATCGGTATTGCATGAACTGGAAATGGTGATGACGCAG TTGAATGAAAAGACACGAATTTGCTTTCGCGATGCCTTATACCGCCTTGCCAACAACTCAAAAGGAAATCTTGCTACACAGAGCCAAGATGGAGACCAAGCGAGTGAAATTGAAGAACCCTCTTCATGGACAGCTCAGGATGAGACTATCAG GTCAGGGAGCAATAAAGGTACAGAATCAGAGACAAACACCATTGACAGAGCCATTGCAAACCTCATGTTCAATGAGATGGACTTTAATGTGCAACCTCTTTCTGGAGGAGCACCGTTAGACCCCAAACAAGAAGCCAGTGGAGTGACTGGGCAGCAAACTGACAACACCTATCGGCCACAAATCTCCCATACACATCTCCTCTCATTTGTACCACATGATGCTGAAGTTCCAATACTTGGAGAAAGAAGCATGCATGCTGAAACAGATAATCAAATACACAAAAGTTTCTCTGCATGTAATGCCGGTGGGAAGAGGAAGGCTCCAATGACCGAGTTCGAGTCTACAACTGGGTACTAA
- the LOC117619589 gene encoding protein MIZU-KUSSEI 1, whose protein sequence is MAAPQLPTASQNFKPTTPRTVHTPSPISLQPSTKKSPSKPSKLFRRFRAVFRSFPIISPSCKIPVSLHGSRMGEGHTHMHIHGGTRMTGTLFGYRKARINLVIQESPRCLPILVLELGIQTGKLLQDMGMGLVRIALECEKRPGDKTKIVDEPIWSLYCNGKKSGYGVRREATEDDLSVMQVLHAVSMGAGVLPNETELPEGDLMYMRAQFERVVGSRDSETYYMMNPDGNNGPELSVFFVRI, encoded by the coding sequence ATGGCGGCACCACAGCTACCAACCGCGTCTCAAAACTTTAAACCAACTACGCCGCGGACGGTGCATACACCGTCGCCTATCTCACTCCAAccatcaaccaaaaaaagcCCATCAAAACCTTCAAAACTCTTCCGGCGTTTTCGTGCAGTTTTCCGGTCATTTCCAATCATATCGCCCTCATGCAAGATCCCCGTTTCTCTCCACGGGAGCCGCATGGGGGAAGgacacacacacatgcacaTCCACGGGGGGACGCGGATGACAGGAACCCTATTTGGGTATCGTAAAGCTAGGATTAACCTGGTCATCCAGGAAAGCCCTAGATGCCTTCCCATCCTTGTCCTTGAGCTCGGGATACAAACAGGAAAGCTCCTTCAAGATATGGGAATGGGGCTTGTCCGGATAGCGCTAGAATGCGAGAAGAGGCCCGGGGATAAGACGAAGATCGTGGACGAGCCGATATGGTCGTTGTACTGCAATGGGAAGAAATCAGGGTATGGAGTGAGGAGAGAGGCGACCGAGGATGATCTGAGTGTGATGCAAGTTTTGCATGCAGTGTCCATGGGAGCCGGGGTTTTACCAAATGAAACAGAGTTGCCAGAGGGTGATTTAATGTACATGCGAGCACAGTTCGAACGTGTGGTAGGGTCGAGGGACTCAGAGACATATTACATGATGAATCCTGATGGGAACAATGGGCCTGAGCTCAGTGTGTTCTTCGTCAGGATCTAA
- the LOC117620122 gene encoding cytosolic sulfotransferase 15-like, whose amino-acid sequence MAPTLEEQQKLTDECTELPLSLPKEKGWRTLHLYQFQGFWCQSAEIQSIMSFQKHFQANDTDIVVASIPKSGTTWLKALAFAVSNRHRFVPNSKSHPLLNSNPHDLVPFLEYKLYANNQLPDLTNISEPRLFGTHIPFASLGNSIQNSDAKIVYICRNPLDTFVSSWHFLNKVKPESGSPISMEEAFDMYCKGIVGFGPFWDHMLGYWKESLLRPNKVLFLKYEDMKEDGAFQLKKLAKFLGFPFTLEEERGGVVENIAKLCCFENMKKLEVNKIGSSIGNFENKNLFRKAEVGDWVNYLSPKMVERLSKVIEERLGGSGLGFEVFP is encoded by the coding sequence ATGGCACCTACGCTTgaagaacaacaaaaactcACTGATGAGTGCACTGAACTGCCTCTTTCTCTCCCAAAAGAGAAAGGTTGGAGAACCCTTCACCTCTATCAGTTCCAAGGCTTTTGGTGCCAGTCAGCTGAGATCCAATCCATTATGTCTTTCCAAAAGCACTTCCAAGCTAATGACACTGACATAGTGGTGGCCAGCATTCCAAAATCAGGCACCACATGGCTGAAAGCCTTGGCTTTTGCTGTTTCGAACCGGCACCGTTTCGTTCCAAACTCAAAGAGCCATCCTTTGCTCAATTCAAACCCTCATGATCTTGTGCCTTTCCTTGAGTACAAGCTCTATGCCAACAACCAGCTCCCTGATCTCACCAACATTTCTGAGCCAAGACTCTTTGGAACACACATACCCTTTGCTTCATTGGGAAATTCCATACAAAATTCTGACGCAAAGATTGTTTATATCTGCAGAAATCCACTTGACACATTTGTCTCCTCTTGGCATTTCCTTAACAAAGTGAAACCAGAATCTGGATCCCCAATCTCCATGGAGGAGGCCTTTGACATGTACTGCAAAGGCATTGTTGGGTTTGGTCCATTTTGGGATCACATGCTTGGGTATTGGAAGGAGAGCTTGCTGAGGCCTAACAAGGTGTTGTTCTTGAAGTATGAGGACATGAAGGAAGATGGTGCCTTTCAGTTGAAAAAACTGGCAAAGTTTTTGGGTTTCCCTTTTACtttggaggaggagagaggTGGTGTGGTTGAAAACATTGCAAAGCTTTGCTGTTTTGAGAACATGAAGAAATTGGAGGTTAATAAAATTGGGTCTTCTATTGGGAATTTTGAGAATAAAAACCTGTTTAGAAAAGCTGAGGTGGGAGATTGGGTGAACTATTTGTCACCTAAGATGGTGGAGAGGTTGTCCAAAGTCATAGAAGAAAGGTTGGGTGGTTCAGGTTTGGGATTCGAAGTGTTTCCATAG